One segment of Triticum aestivum cultivar Chinese Spring chromosome 2A, IWGSC CS RefSeq v2.1, whole genome shotgun sequence DNA contains the following:
- the LOC123184438 gene encoding uncharacterized protein, which translates to MALRSLLRKMPALALRSPPMAPRMGTVRALSAAAGSRFMSRGAPEGQMIYSEKLAKLREETKRNQAQANQYLKDVRKILAILDELQRPGWCDPKVNFHEELREDM; encoded by the exons ATGGCGCTGCGCTCTCTCCTGAGAAAGATGCCTGCCCTTGCTCTCAGGTCGCCGCCGATGGCCCCCCGTATGGGCACCGTGCGCGCTCTCTCGGCGGCGGCGGGTTCTCGCTTCATGTCCCGTGGTGCACCG GAGGGGCAGATGATTTATTCTGAAAAGCTGGCCAAACTGCGTGAGGAAACAAAGCGCAACCAGGCACAGGCCAACCAATACCTGAAGGATGTACGCAAAATTTTGGCTATTTTGGATGAACTTCAGAG GCCTGGATGGTGTGATCCTAAAGTAAATTTCCATGAGGAGCTTCGTGAAGACATGTGA